The following is a genomic window from Euzebya rosea.
TTCTCCGGGGTCCAGTCGATGCGGACCAGGCGGGGTGGGTTGGCCGACCCCTGGGCCACGCCGAGCATCGCGCCGAAGCCCTGCTCGGCCAGCCAGTCCTGGTCGAGGACGGTCACGTCGAGCCGGTCGCCCATCCTCTCGAGGACACGGTCGGCGATGTCGATCGGGGTGGCGTCACCCGGCGGGGTGTTGACCAGGTCGCGGGCGAAGGCGATGGCCTCGCATGCCACGCGGGAGCGTTCGATGGCAGCGTCGGCCTCGGCCAGGATCGAGGAGGGGAGCACGAGGATCGCCTCGCGCTCCGTCGGGGTGTCGCCGGCACCGGTGGAGGTGAACTCGGTGAAGGTGTAGGCGCCGAGGGTCAAGCCGTCGGCGACCGCCTCGATCGCGGCCCTGGTCGGGTGGACCTCGGCGAGGGTGGTCGCGATGCGTGCGGCCTGGGGGACGGCGCGGATGACGTCACCAGCGGCGCGGCGGAGCGATGCGGGGCTGATGCCGTCCATCCGGCCGAGGCCGACGAGGACGATGCTGCCGAACGGCTGACCGGGTGCGGCGATGCGCAGGGTCTGGCCGACGTCACCGCGGAACGACGGGGTGACGGGGAAGTCGTCGAGCCCGAGGACCGAGAGGAGGTGGGTGGCGCCGGGGCCCTCGATGCCGCCCTTGAACACGCCGACGGCGATGGCGTCGACGTCGAGCTGGGCCAGGTCGGTGCTCTGCGCGGTGATGGTGATCATGTGGCCGGGGAGTCTAGTGGCCGTCGGCATCCCCGGGTGGCCCCTTCGGGACGGTGGCCCACGAGGCCCGTGCTCGGGCGACCGCGTGGGTCAGCGGCCTCGCGGGAAGGTGGGCGGGGTCCAGTCGTCGTTGGCGCCGCAGATCAGCACGCACGGATGGTCAGCGTCCACCGCCCCCGTCAGGACCGCCGCGAGGCCGATGCAGCCGCCGAGCTCCGCGGCGATCCGGACCCGGTCCCACAGCCAGTCCCGGGCGGCGAGGACAGCGTCGTCGTCGATCAGCGCGACCCGGTCCACGTGTTCGACGACGAGGTGGGCGTTCAGCGCGGTGGTCACGCGGGCGCCCAGGGACGGGCGGGTGATGGTGTCGACGGTCACCTCGACCGGCACACCGCCGGCAGCGACGGCCTTGTGCAGCGTCGGGGCCCCGACGGGTTCGGCACCGATGACCCGGACGTCGCTCGTGGACGCGGCGACGCCCACCCCGGAGACCAGTCCGCCGCCGCCGATGCCGACGACCAGCGCATCGCAGTCGGGGGCCTGGGCCAACATCTCGCGGCCGACCGTCCCCTGGCCGGCAACGACCATCGGATCGCCGAAGGCGTGGACGAACGTGCGGCCCTCGTCGGCCTGGATGCGTCGGGCCAGGGCCTCGGCGTCGTCGTAGACCTCGCCGTGGCGGATGACCCGTGCGCCGAAGGCGGCGACCCGGTCGGCCTTCAGGTCGGGGGAGGTCGTCGGCACCACGACGACGGCGTCGATGCCCGCGTTGGTGGCGGCCCAGGCGACCGCCTGTCCGTGGTTGCCGCCTGACGCCGTGACCACGCCCGGCGTGTCGGCGGGCAACGCGCGGATGGCGTTGGTCGCCCCACGGGCCTTGAACGACCCGGTGACCTGTAGCTGCTCCAGCTTGAGGGTCAGCGGGCGGCCGTCGTCGGTGGTGATGCGGATCGTCGGCGTGTACCGCAGGACGCCGTCGAGCCGGCGCGCGGCCGCCTCGACGTCGTCGGGGGTGACGGTGACGCGGGGTGCGGTGTCCATTCGGGCCGAACCCTACGCAGCAGTAGCCTCGGCCGCATGGATCCGCTCGTCGCCGTCGCGCTGGTCGGTGCGGTGGTGCTCGGCGGGCTGTGGGTGGCCCACCTGCGGCGTGACGTGCGACGGCGCGCGGCACGCGGGTCGGAGTGGTCGGGGCAGGGCGAAGCCGGGCAGAACCTCTGGACGTCCTCGGTGCGCTGCATCGAGTGCCACGCGAGCGGGGCGGTGATCAGCCGTGAGCACGGCCAGCTCTGGCACACCTGCATGGCCTGCGGGGCCCGCCACGCCCGCGACGTCCAGGCATGAGGGCCCGGTCGTCACGGGGCTCAGGCCTCGAGGATGCGCTTGCCGGTCGGCGCGCCGTCGGTCATCTCGTAGAGGTAGGGGACACCGGTGTCGATGTTGACCGAGGGGATGTCCTCGTCGCTGATCCCGTCGAGCTCCTTGAGGATCGCGCGCAACGAGTTGCCGTGGGCGGCGACCAGGACGACCTCGTGTTCACGGGTGGCGGGGATGATCGTGTCGTGGAAGAACGGGAGGGTCCGCTTGCCGGTGTCGGCGAGGCTCTCCCCGGCGGGCGGCGGGATGTCGTAGGACC
Proteins encoded in this region:
- a CDS encoding leucyl aminopeptidase produces the protein MITITAQSTDLAQLDVDAIAVGVFKGGIEGPGATHLLSVLGLDDFPVTPSFRGDVGQTLRIAAPGQPFGSIVLVGLGRMDGISPASLRRAAGDVIRAVPQAARIATTLAEVHPTRAAIEAVADGLTLGAYTFTEFTSTGAGDTPTEREAILVLPSSILAEADAAIERSRVACEAIAFARDLVNTPPGDATPIDIADRVLERMGDRLDVTVLDQDWLAEQGFGAMLGVAQGSANPPRLVRIDWTPENPLAHVVIVGKGITFDSGGLNLKPGAGMMTMKSDMAGAAAVAGVMDAIATLGARVRVTGFMGLVENAIGGNAQRPSDVVTACNGTTIEVAHTDAEGRLVLADVLAHSSAMAPDVIIDLATLTGSAVAALGPYTAALLSNDDSLRDAVTRAAGAAGEPLWPLPLMEDLDAWLDTGTADVHHLGPDKGPDAIMAALFLQRFVGDVPWAHLDIAGPAFLDRAHVRGHQPAGGTGYGVATLLAYLQQQAI
- a CDS encoding threonine ammonia-lyase, with translation MDTAPRVTVTPDDVEAAARRLDGVLRYTPTIRITTDDGRPLTLKLEQLQVTGSFKARGATNAIRALPADTPGVVTASGGNHGQAVAWAATNAGIDAVVVVPTTSPDLKADRVAAFGARVIRHGEVYDDAEALARRIQADEGRTFVHAFGDPMVVAGQGTVGREMLAQAPDCDALVVGIGGGGLVSGVGVAASTSDVRVIGAEPVGAPTLHKAVAAGGVPVEVTVDTITRPSLGARVTTALNAHLVVEHVDRVALIDDDAVLAARDWLWDRVRIAAELGGCIGLAAVLTGAVDADHPCVLICGANDDWTPPTFPRGR